Proteins encoded by one window of Paenibacillus sp. DCT19:
- a CDS encoding YunC family protein, translating to MVTMEPIVVGEHVLVGVEVKLPKTTLLTINTSKGYIMCGALDVGLLNEVLGDRKIIAARAVGVRTLEQLLHAPMESVTTEAEAMGITVGMTGVDALLKMI from the coding sequence ATGGTGACGATGGAGCCGATTGTGGTTGGAGAACATGTGTTGGTGGGAGTGGAAGTGAAGCTACCCAAAACAACGCTGCTTACGATTAATACATCCAAGGGGTATATCATGTGCGGAGCACTTGATGTGGGATTACTTAATGAGGTGCTGGGAGATCGCAAAATTATTGCAGCTCGGGCAGTAGGTGTGCGTACACTGGAACAATTACTGCATGCTCCGATGGAATCGGTGACAACGGAAGCCGAAGCTATGGGAATTACAGTTGGCATGACGGGTGTAGATGCGTTATTGAAAATGATCTGA
- the mtnA gene encoding S-methyl-5-thioribose-1-phosphate isomerase translates to MTTSEHQPLSSLIWKQDKLEMLDQRLLPETILMLKLYTPEEVWEAIHSMKVRGAPAIGIAAAFGVVLGAKAYDGLATPGWLDHVKSICAHLATSRPTAVNLFWALDRMMQKANELAEAGTSIEDGNAALEAEALLIQKEDEEVCRMIGENALPLFEDGMGVLTHCNAGGLATAKYGTATAPMYLAQERGINLKVFADETRPVLQGARLTAFELQQAGIDVTLLCDNMAGMVMSKGWIQAVIVGTDRVAANGDVANKIGTYSVAVLAKAHNIPFYVASPLSTIDLSTPSGDLIPIEERAAEEVTEGFGKRTAPQGVKVFNPAFDVTPNEYVTAIITEKGVVRAPFKENLAALFAKEEA, encoded by the coding sequence ATGACAACTTCTGAACACCAGCCTTTGTCCTCCCTTATATGGAAACAGGACAAGCTTGAAATGCTTGACCAGCGTCTTCTACCCGAGACCATTCTGATGCTGAAGCTGTACACTCCCGAGGAAGTATGGGAAGCCATTCACTCCATGAAAGTACGTGGAGCTCCTGCGATCGGAATTGCTGCTGCATTCGGCGTCGTTCTAGGCGCTAAAGCCTATGATGGATTAGCTACACCAGGCTGGCTGGATCATGTAAAATCTATCTGTGCTCACTTGGCAACATCTCGTCCAACGGCAGTGAATCTGTTCTGGGCGTTGGATCGTATGATGCAAAAGGCCAATGAGCTTGCAGAAGCTGGCACATCGATTGAAGATGGTAATGCAGCGCTTGAAGCCGAAGCTCTTCTCATTCAAAAAGAAGACGAAGAAGTATGCCGTATGATCGGTGAAAATGCACTCCCACTGTTCGAGGATGGTATGGGTGTATTGACGCACTGTAATGCGGGTGGACTCGCGACAGCCAAATACGGCACAGCAACTGCACCGATGTATCTCGCTCAAGAACGCGGTATTAACCTTAAAGTCTTTGCGGACGAAACTCGTCCTGTACTGCAAGGTGCACGCCTGACTGCATTCGAATTGCAACAGGCTGGCATTGACGTTACACTGCTCTGTGATAACATGGCCGGAATGGTCATGTCGAAGGGATGGATTCAAGCCGTTATCGTCGGCACAGATCGTGTGGCTGCGAATGGCGATGTAGCAAACAAAATCGGAACGTACAGCGTTGCAGTGCTTGCCAAAGCCCATAACATTCCGTTTTATGTAGCTAGCCCACTGTCCACCATTGACCTGTCTACACCATCTGGCGATCTTATTCCAATTGAAGAGCGTGCAGCAGAGGAAGTTACAGAAGGTTTTGGCAAACGTACCGCACCGCAAGGTGTTAAAGTATTTAACCCAGCCTTCGATGTCACTCCGAACGAATACGTCACAGCCATCATTACGGAAAAAGGTGTCGTACGTGCGCCATTCAAAGAGAATCTGGCTGCATTGTTTGCTAAAGAAGAAGCTTAA
- the mtnK gene encoding S-methyl-5-thioribose kinase, giving the protein MSQYHPLTPQEAIELARTLPDPFTADSNLECREIGDGNLNLVFHITDQNSDKSIIIKQALPYAKVVGESWPLSLVRARIEREILQEEYRLCPGMVPEVYHYDDDLALTVMEDLSDHVIMRKGLIEGTSYPLFAQHIGEFMARTLFFTSDLGMNQQLKKEKQGRFINPDQCKITEDLIFDEPYRIAEKNNYEAAIEDEAEALRTDGELHLEVALLREKFLTHGEALLHGDLHTGSIFVTPESTKVIDPEFAYYGPMGFDIGAVIANLLLNYASLPGSIKDSQALQEREAMLLDMVRDVWTEFESRFRALWVNDLVDPMAKAPGYQDHYVQKVFRDTAGFAGAKMVRRIVGLAHVADIDTIEDATERERAQRKALAIGKALIKSNRRLNTIGELLDTVSTAVSALKS; this is encoded by the coding sequence TTGTCCCAATATCACCCTTTAACACCCCAGGAAGCAATCGAATTGGCGCGAACATTACCTGATCCGTTTACGGCAGATTCGAATCTAGAATGTCGTGAGATCGGTGACGGCAATCTGAATTTGGTTTTCCATATCACAGATCAGAACTCCGATAAAAGTATCATTATCAAACAGGCGCTTCCTTATGCGAAAGTCGTAGGAGAATCATGGCCATTGTCTCTTGTACGAGCTCGCATTGAGCGTGAAATTCTTCAGGAAGAGTATCGTCTCTGCCCGGGAATGGTGCCTGAGGTGTATCATTACGATGACGATCTTGCATTAACGGTAATGGAGGATCTGAGTGATCATGTGATTATGCGCAAAGGTCTTATCGAGGGTACAAGCTATCCGCTTTTCGCACAACACATCGGTGAATTTATGGCAAGAACGCTCTTCTTTACTTCAGACCTCGGCATGAACCAACAACTGAAGAAAGAAAAACAAGGTCGATTTATCAATCCAGATCAGTGTAAAATAACCGAGGATTTGATATTCGATGAGCCCTATCGGATCGCTGAGAAAAATAATTATGAAGCAGCTATCGAGGACGAGGCTGAGGCGCTTCGTACGGATGGAGAACTGCACTTGGAAGTCGCTTTATTGCGCGAGAAATTTCTAACTCATGGTGAAGCGCTCCTTCATGGCGACCTGCACACAGGCAGTATTTTTGTAACACCGGAATCCACTAAAGTCATTGATCCTGAGTTTGCCTATTACGGGCCGATGGGCTTCGATATTGGTGCAGTGATTGCGAACCTGTTGCTTAATTATGCTTCCCTTCCAGGATCGATCAAAGATAGCCAAGCACTTCAAGAGCGTGAAGCTATGCTGCTAGACATGGTTCGGGACGTCTGGACTGAATTTGAGAGCCGTTTCCGTGCACTGTGGGTGAATGATCTGGTTGACCCTATGGCAAAAGCGCCTGGATATCAAGACCACTATGTACAAAAAGTTTTCCGAGATACGGCTGGCTTCGCCGGTGCGAAAATGGTACGCCGGATTGTTGGTCTTGCACACGTAGCGGATATCGATACCATTGAAGATGCAACAGAACGTGAACGCGCACAGCGCAAAGCACTTGCCATCGGTAAAGCTCTAATTAAGAGCAATCGTCGCTTGAACACCATCGGAGAACTGTTAGACACCGTGTCTACAGCTGTCTCTGCACTTAAATCATAA
- a CDS encoding Dps family protein, whose product MATTNKTNQTKTVEQLLNRQVANLNVLYVKIHNYHWYVKGPNFFTLHVKFEEFYNEVTVQMDEIAERILTLKGSPAATMKEYLELSSIQEAAGGEDAKQMVQNLIEDFATLSNEYQEGIEAADAAEDQPTSDMLTGFKADLEKHMWMLRSFLG is encoded by the coding sequence ATGGCTACAACTAACAAAACAAATCAAACAAAAACAGTTGAACAATTACTTAATCGTCAAGTGGCAAACTTGAACGTCCTTTACGTCAAAATTCATAACTATCACTGGTATGTAAAAGGCCCAAATTTCTTCACGTTGCACGTTAAATTTGAAGAGTTCTATAATGAAGTGACTGTACAAATGGATGAAATTGCTGAGCGTATTCTTACACTCAAAGGCAGCCCAGCAGCTACAATGAAAGAATATCTGGAGCTTTCTTCTATTCAAGAAGCAGCGGGCGGGGAAGACGCGAAACAGATGGTGCAGAATCTGATCGAGGATTTCGCAACGCTGTCTAACGAATATCAAGAAGGTATTGAAGCGGCAGATGCTGCTGAAGACCAACCTACATCAGATATGCTGACAGGATTCAAAGCAGATCTGGAGAAACATATGTGGATGCTTCGCTCTTTCTTGGGCTAA
- a CDS encoding DUF1802 family protein, with translation MIGNNIPALKEWASTIKALEDGRQIMVMRKGGIVEETRHFELKSPAFVLYPTYEHQRKELIKSSDHPYVEESLAEWVPEASTIRITSYAEVVQDVEIRDQETLDKLLDLHMWTADFAEDRLKWKRKDPLHVLLLRVYRLNEPMEIPILSEYNGCRSWISIPNGSLPSEMTPVMDVADFDEQVRKVNELLKNEE, from the coding sequence ATGATAGGTAACAATATACCGGCATTAAAAGAGTGGGCTTCCACGATCAAGGCTTTAGAAGACGGTCGCCAAATTATGGTGATGCGTAAAGGCGGGATCGTGGAGGAAACTCGACATTTTGAGCTGAAAAGTCCAGCGTTTGTTCTGTATCCGACTTATGAACATCAGCGTAAAGAACTGATCAAGTCCTCTGATCATCCATATGTTGAGGAATCATTGGCCGAATGGGTGCCCGAAGCCTCGACAATCCGCATCACCTCTTATGCCGAAGTGGTGCAAGATGTGGAGATTAGAGATCAGGAGACGCTGGATAAACTTCTAGATTTACATATGTGGACTGCGGATTTTGCCGAAGACCGCCTCAAGTGGAAACGAAAAGATCCGCTCCATGTATTATTGCTGCGTGTGTACCGTTTGAATGAACCGATGGAAATTCCAATTTTGTCAGAATACAATGGTTGTCGTTCATGGATTTCCATTCCGAATGGTTCTTTGCCGAGCGAAATGACGCCGGTGATGGACGTTGCGGATTTTGACGAACAGGTACGGAAGGTTAATGAATTGCTCAAAAATGAAGAATAA
- the sufC gene encoding Fe-S cluster assembly ATPase SufC gives MATNFVIEGLKATIEGKEILKGINLEMKGGEIHAIMGPNGTGKSTLASALMGHPKYEVTDGVVTLDGEDVLDMAVDERARAGLFLAMQYPSEIAGVTNSDFLRSAINARRGEGNEISLIKFIRQMEGKMKELDMNPEFAHRYLNEGFSGGEKKRNEILQMMLLDPKIVVLDEIDSGLDIDALKIVADGVNAMKSEDRGFLIITHYQRLLNYITPDYVHVMMQGRIVKSGGPELAQRLEAEGYDWVKAELGITDETVGQEA, from the coding sequence ATGGCTACGAATTTCGTCATTGAAGGTCTGAAAGCGACGATCGAAGGTAAGGAAATCCTGAAAGGAATCAACTTGGAAATGAAAGGTGGAGAAATTCACGCAATCATGGGTCCAAACGGAACAGGTAAATCTACACTGGCTTCCGCGTTGATGGGACATCCTAAATATGAGGTAACTGACGGTGTAGTAACACTTGACGGTGAAGATGTACTGGATATGGCCGTAGATGAGCGCGCGCGTGCTGGCTTGTTCTTGGCAATGCAATATCCGAGTGAAATTGCTGGTGTTACGAACTCCGACTTCTTGCGTAGTGCAATCAACGCACGTCGTGGCGAAGGAAACGAAATCTCCCTGATTAAGTTCATTCGTCAAATGGAAGGTAAAATGAAAGAACTCGATATGAATCCTGAGTTTGCTCATCGTTATCTGAATGAAGGTTTCTCCGGTGGTGAGAAAAAACGTAACGAAATTCTGCAAATGATGCTGCTTGATCCAAAAATCGTAGTACTTGATGAGATCGACTCCGGTCTGGACATCGACGCTCTGAAAATTGTTGCAGACGGTGTAAATGCAATGAAGAGCGAAGATCGTGGATTCTTGATTATCACTCACTATCAACGTCTCTTGAACTACATCACACCTGACTATGTTCACGTTATGATGCAAGGTCGCATCGTGAAATCCGGCGGACCTGAGCTGGCTCAACGTCTGGAAGCTGAAGGTTATGACTGGGTAAAAGCAGAACTGGGAATTACAGACGAAACTGTAGGTCAAGAAGCGTAA
- the sufD gene encoding Fe-S cluster assembly protein SufD, producing MTTQTILPVESEALRTLSESNNEPGWLTEQRLEALKLASELALPKLEKQKIERWNISEYGTYKTNGAITSLEEVPASIKELVQDQAEGSLVIQRNSATIYSNLSADLAAKGVIFTDLASAVREHGDLVKQYLGTAVKADEHSIAALHAALWNGGVFLYVPKNVEIEIPLQAVLLTDDASATFAPHVLVVAEANSSVTYVDNYVSGELSAPVFHNGVVEVFVKSGAKVRFATVHQLNVNVTDVSFRRAVVENDGSIEWIVGEMNNGDTASNTMTVLKGNGSSSDSKVIAVGSGSQKINYTTEARHFGKNTPSQMITRAVMREEASAIINGITKIEKGATRADGQQTEKVLMLSPKARGDANPILLIDEDDVTAGHAASVGQVNAEQIHYLMSRGINRTDAERLIIYGFLAPVVADIPLEALRTQLQSLIEKKLGQ from the coding sequence ATGACAACACAAACAATTCTTCCGGTTGAGTCTGAAGCGCTTCGTACCCTGTCGGAGAGCAATAATGAACCCGGCTGGTTGACTGAGCAACGGCTTGAGGCTTTGAAGCTTGCAAGTGAGCTTGCGCTTCCTAAACTGGAAAAGCAAAAAATTGAACGCTGGAATATCAGCGAGTACGGCACATATAAAACGAACGGAGCAATTACTTCTTTGGAAGAAGTACCTGCTTCAATTAAAGAGTTGGTTCAAGACCAAGCTGAAGGTAGTCTGGTGATCCAACGTAACTCTGCTACAATCTACTCCAACCTGTCTGCTGATTTGGCAGCAAAAGGCGTAATCTTCACAGATCTGGCATCAGCTGTTCGTGAACATGGAGATCTGGTAAAACAGTATCTGGGCACAGCAGTAAAAGCGGATGAGCATTCTATTGCGGCACTACATGCAGCACTTTGGAATGGTGGAGTTTTCCTCTATGTTCCAAAAAATGTTGAGATTGAAATCCCATTGCAAGCCGTATTGCTTACAGATGATGCATCTGCAACATTTGCACCTCACGTGCTCGTTGTTGCTGAAGCAAACAGCTCTGTTACTTATGTAGACAACTATGTATCCGGTGAACTGTCCGCACCTGTTTTCCATAATGGAGTTGTGGAAGTATTCGTTAAATCCGGTGCAAAAGTACGCTTCGCAACAGTACATCAGTTGAATGTGAACGTAACGGACGTTTCCTTCCGCCGTGCAGTGGTAGAGAACGACGGCTCGATCGAATGGATCGTTGGTGAAATGAACAATGGTGACACAGCAAGCAACACGATGACTGTGCTCAAAGGGAATGGATCCAGCTCCGATTCCAAAGTAATTGCTGTCGGTTCAGGTTCACAGAAGATAAACTACACGACAGAAGCTCGCCACTTTGGTAAAAATACGCCAAGCCAAATGATTACGCGTGCGGTTATGCGTGAAGAAGCTTCTGCGATTATCAACGGTATTACGAAGATCGAGAAAGGTGCTACAAGAGCGGATGGACAGCAAACAGAGAAAGTACTGATGCTGAGCCCTAAAGCACGTGGAGATGCCAACCCGATCCTTCTGATCGATGAAGATGATGTAACAGCAGGTCACGCAGCTTCCGTAGGTCAAGTGAACGCGGAGCAGATCCATTACTTGATGTCGCGCGGGATTAACCGTACGGATGCGGAACGCCTGATCATTTATGGCTTCCTCGCACCGGTGGTGGCGGATATTCCTTTGGAAGCACTGCGTACCCAATTGCAGTCCCTGATTGAGAAGAAGCTGGGACAATGA
- a CDS encoding cysteine desulfurase, whose protein sequence is MNPSIREQFPILHQEINGHPLVYLDSAATSQKPRAVIEAVKHYYEYENSNVHRGVHTLGSRATDAYEGAREKVAKFINARRTQEIIFTRGTTTALNLVASSYARANCKEGDEIVITQMEHHSNLIPWQQVAKETGATLKYIPLQPDGHIELADVEQTITNNTKIVAIAYVSNVMGLVHPVKQIAEIAHRNGAVIVVDGAQSTPHMKVDVQDLDCDFYALSGHKMCGPTGIGALYGKKALLESMEPVEFGGEMIDDVGLYESNWKELPWKFEGGTPIIAGAVGLGAAIDFLEEIGMDEIAHHEGVLAAYATERLSEIDGLTIYGPAKRHVGVVTFNLGDVHPHDVATVLDASGVAIRAGHHCCQPLMRWLEVSSTARASFYLYNNEQDVDRLVSALIQTKEYFGDAT, encoded by the coding sequence ATGAACCCATCCATTCGCGAGCAGTTCCCGATCCTCCACCAGGAAATTAACGGACATCCGCTCGTTTATCTAGATAGTGCTGCAACTTCACAGAAGCCTCGTGCTGTGATTGAAGCAGTTAAGCATTATTATGAATATGAGAACTCAAATGTGCACCGCGGTGTTCATACCCTTGGTAGCCGTGCCACAGACGCTTATGAAGGCGCGCGTGAGAAGGTTGCTAAGTTTATCAATGCACGTCGCACGCAAGAGATCATATTCACACGTGGGACTACGACAGCCCTGAACCTAGTGGCTTCATCGTATGCCCGCGCGAATTGCAAAGAAGGCGACGAAATTGTTATTACGCAGATGGAGCACCATAGCAACCTGATTCCTTGGCAGCAAGTGGCTAAGGAGACAGGTGCAACATTGAAATACATTCCACTTCAGCCTGATGGTCATATTGAATTGGCTGATGTGGAGCAGACGATTACGAACAATACCAAAATTGTAGCAATCGCGTACGTATCCAATGTGATGGGGTTAGTCCATCCCGTGAAACAAATTGCTGAAATTGCACACCGCAATGGTGCGGTCATCGTGGTTGATGGCGCACAGAGCACACCGCACATGAAGGTGGACGTGCAGGATCTAGATTGTGATTTCTATGCGTTATCCGGCCATAAAATGTGCGGTCCAACCGGAATCGGTGCACTTTACGGCAAAAAGGCGCTGCTGGAGTCCATGGAACCGGTTGAGTTCGGCGGTGAAATGATTGATGATGTAGGATTGTATGAATCAAACTGGAAAGAGCTACCTTGGAAATTCGAAGGTGGAACGCCAATTATCGCTGGTGCGGTAGGCTTGGGCGCTGCTATCGATTTCCTAGAAGAGATTGGCATGGATGAGATTGCGCATCATGAGGGCGTGCTGGCAGCTTATGCTACGGAACGTTTGTCCGAAATTGATGGACTTACGATCTATGGACCAGCTAAACGGCATGTCGGTGTCGTAACCTTTAACTTGGGAGATGTTCACCCCCATGATGTGGCAACGGTGTTAGATGCGAGTGGCGTAGCTATTCGTGCTGGACACCATTGCTGTCAACCGCTAATGCGCTGGCTTGAAGTGAGCTCAACAGCTCGTGCCAGTTTTTATCTATACAATAACGAACAAGATGTGGATCGGCTTGTCAGCGCCTTAATCCAGACAAAGGAGTATTTTGGCGATGCAACTTGA
- the sufU gene encoding Fe-S cluster assembly sulfur transfer protein SufU has protein sequence MQLDDLYRRVIMDHYKNPRNRGTFDNDAVTVNLNNPTCGDRISLQLMLKDGIVQEAKYTGEGCSISMSSASMMSEAVKGKTMEQALDMANRFSSLMKGEEVDFDDYEDLEALSGVNKFPARIKCATLAWNALRKGIDEEDNVQ, from the coding sequence ATGCAACTTGATGATCTGTACCGGCGTGTTATAATGGATCACTACAAAAACCCGCGTAACCGCGGAACGTTTGATAATGACGCTGTCACGGTGAATTTGAATAATCCAACGTGTGGCGACCGGATTTCACTGCAGCTTATGCTGAAAGACGGAATCGTTCAGGAAGCCAAGTATACGGGCGAAGGCTGTTCCATCAGCATGTCTTCGGCATCGATGATGTCTGAGGCGGTTAAAGGTAAAACCATGGAGCAGGCTCTCGATATGGCTAACCGTTTTTCCTCACTGATGAAAGGGGAAGAAGTCGATTTCGACGATTATGAAGATCTCGAAGCCCTATCCGGTGTGAACAAGTTCCCTGCACGCATCAAATGTGCCACCCTGGCCTGGAATGCATTACGCAAAGGAATTGACGAAGAGGACAATGTACAATAA
- the sufB gene encoding Fe-S cluster assembly protein SufB, protein MAKKAPEMEEYKYGFRDEHESIFKTGKGLTAEIVTEISRIKNEPEWMLEFRLKSLKQFEKMAMPKWGGDLDGLDFNDIQYYVRPSDKQGKTWEEVPSEIKETFDKLGIPEAEQKFLAGVSAQYESEVVYHNMQKELEDQGVIFMDTDTALREHPEILREYFATVIPPADNKFAALNSAVWSGGSFIYVPKGVKCEVPLQAYFRINSENMGQFERTLIIADEDSFVHYVEGCTAPIYSTNSLHSAVVEIICKKNARVRYTTIQNWAPNIYNLVTKRAVAEENATMEWVDGNIGSKLTMKYPAVVLKGRGAKGSVLSIAVAGKNQHQDAGAKMIHLAPDTTSTIVSKSISKHGGKVTYRGLASFGRQAEGAKSNIKCDTLILDNESTSDTIPYNEIMNDNIMLEHEATVSKVSEDQLFYLMSRGLTEAEATQMIIMGFIEPFTKELPMEYAVEMNRLIKFEMEGSIG, encoded by the coding sequence ATGGCTAAAAAAGCACCAGAAATGGAAGAGTATAAATATGGTTTTCGTGATGAGCACGAATCCATCTTCAAAACCGGTAAAGGTCTGACTGCAGAGATCGTTACTGAAATTTCTCGGATTAAGAATGAACCAGAATGGATGTTGGAATTCCGTTTGAAATCCTTGAAACAATTCGAGAAAATGGCTATGCCAAAATGGGGTGGAGACCTCGACGGATTGGACTTCAACGATATTCAATACTATGTTCGTCCTTCTGATAAGCAAGGGAAAACATGGGAAGAGGTTCCTTCTGAGATCAAAGAAACCTTTGATAAACTGGGTATTCCTGAAGCAGAGCAGAAGTTCCTTGCAGGTGTATCGGCTCAGTATGAGTCCGAAGTGGTATACCACAACATGCAAAAGGAATTGGAAGATCAAGGTGTTATCTTCATGGATACCGATACAGCTCTGAGAGAGCACCCGGAAATCCTGCGCGAATATTTCGCTACCGTTATTCCACCAGCAGACAACAAGTTTGCTGCGTTGAACAGTGCCGTATGGTCCGGAGGAAGCTTCATCTACGTGCCAAAAGGCGTGAAGTGTGAAGTGCCTCTGCAAGCCTATTTCCGGATTAACTCCGAAAATATGGGACAATTCGAGCGTACACTGATCATTGCGGACGAAGACAGCTTCGTTCACTATGTTGAAGGTTGTACAGCTCCGATCTACAGCACAAACTCACTTCATAGTGCGGTTGTTGAGATCATCTGTAAGAAAAATGCCCGTGTTCGTTACACAACGATTCAAAACTGGGCGCCAAACATCTACAACCTCGTTACCAAACGTGCGGTTGCAGAAGAGAATGCAACAATGGAATGGGTCGATGGTAACATCGGTTCCAAACTGACGATGAAATATCCTGCTGTTGTTCTGAAAGGCCGTGGAGCAAAAGGTTCCGTTCTGTCCATCGCTGTAGCTGGTAAAAATCAGCATCAGGATGCAGGTGCGAAAATGATTCACTTGGCTCCAGACACAACTTCAACGATCGTTTCTAAGTCCATCAGTAAACATGGTGGTAAAGTAACGTATCGTGGTCTGGCTTCCTTTGGTCGCCAAGCGGAAGGTGCGAAATCCAATATCAAGTGTGATACCCTCATTCTCGATAATGAGTCCACATCTGATACAATTCCTTACAATGAAATCATGAATGACAACATCATGCTGGAGCATGAAGCGACGGTATCCAAAGTATCTGAAGATCAACTCTTCTACCTGATGAGTCGTGGTCTGACCGAAGCAGAAGCAACACAGATGATCATCATGGGCTTCATCGAGCCGTTCACGAAGGAATTACCAATGGAATACGCGGTAGAAATGAACAGATTGATCAAATTTGAAATGGAAGGATCTATCGGTTAA
- a CDS encoding M23 family metallopeptidase, which yields MMSLNPFEGYRITSSFGYRIHPIHGGQTFHRGIDLVTEPWNGPVYAFLEGVVRFAGEGVTGSGFGGYGLTVAIEDHRGYLHCYAHLSRIAVKVGQHVQQKQLIGNQGSTGQSTGPHVHYEIRKVSSPSYGFTASENGVVEPETYLKSEYRSMVEEEEAQPMTSEEKQRFDSMQRTLEAQASWIKQQQNRANMPCPPGQ from the coding sequence ATGATGAGCTTAAATCCATTTGAGGGATATCGTATTACCAGCTCATTTGGTTATCGTATTCATCCCATCCATGGCGGGCAGACATTTCATCGGGGTATTGATCTGGTCACAGAGCCCTGGAATGGCCCTGTCTATGCTTTTTTGGAGGGAGTCGTACGATTTGCTGGTGAAGGGGTTACAGGCTCAGGATTCGGGGGCTACGGGCTTACAGTAGCGATTGAGGATCATCGAGGTTACTTGCATTGTTATGCTCATCTGTCTAGAATTGCGGTGAAGGTTGGGCAACATGTTCAGCAAAAGCAACTCATCGGCAATCAGGGCAGTACGGGTCAGAGCACAGGACCACATGTGCATTATGAAATACGTAAAGTAAGCAGCCCTTCATATGGATTCACAGCGAGTGAGAATGGTGTTGTCGAGCCAGAAACATATCTGAAGTCCGAATATCGCTCTATGGTGGAGGAAGAGGAGGCACAGCCAATGACAAGTGAGGAGAAACAGAGGTTTGACTCTATGCAGAGAACATTGGAAGCTCAGGCGTCCTGGATCAAGCAGCAGCAAAATCGTGCCAACATGCCTTGTCCCCCTGGGCAGTAG
- a CDS encoding YjcZ family sporulation protein, with translation MSEVGYGCGGNNVGGVGGYNPFTSTGAILVLFILLVIITKAFCV, from the coding sequence ATGAGCGAAGTAGGATATGGTTGTGGTGGCAACAATGTAGGTGGCGTGGGTGGTTACAACCCATTCACATCGACAGGCGCAATCTTAGTATTGTTCATTCTGTTGGTTATCATCACTAAAGCATTCTGTGTATAA